The Deinococcus sonorensis KR-87 genome includes a window with the following:
- the lptB gene encoding LPS export ABC transporter ATP-binding protein — MTVPSPDAAFADSRPDRLPELTAARLSKTYGRRRVVKGVDLRVARGEIVALFGPNGAGKTTTFYMMVGFIRPGGGRIRLRGQDISNLPMHQRARLGVGYLPQEPSAFRKMSARDNLLAILEFQPISRAEQEARADQLLAEFNLSALANSMADQLSGGERRRLELARALTTYPDFLLLDEPFTGVDPKSIREIQRLILDLRDRRGIGVFITDHNVRETIALTDRVYLMYDGEVKFEGTPQEFATDEDARRHYLGDDFVL; from the coding sequence ATGACCGTGCCGTCCCCTGACGCCGCCTTCGCCGATTCGCGCCCGGACCGCCTGCCGGAACTGACTGCGGCCCGCCTCTCCAAAACGTATGGCCGCCGCCGGGTGGTCAAGGGGGTGGACCTGCGGGTGGCGCGCGGCGAGATCGTGGCGCTGTTCGGGCCGAATGGCGCCGGCAAGACCACCACCTTCTACATGATGGTGGGGTTCATCCGCCCCGGCGGCGGCCGCATCCGGCTGCGCGGGCAGGACATCTCCAACCTCCCGATGCACCAGCGCGCCCGGCTGGGCGTAGGGTACCTGCCGCAGGAACCCAGCGCCTTTCGCAAGATGAGCGCCCGCGACAACCTGCTGGCGATCCTGGAGTTCCAGCCGATCAGCCGCGCCGAGCAGGAGGCTCGCGCCGATCAGCTGCTGGCCGAGTTCAACCTCTCGGCCCTGGCGAACAGCATGGCCGACCAGCTGTCCGGCGGCGAGCGGCGACGGCTGGAGCTGGCCCGGGCCCTGACCACCTACCCGGACTTTCTGCTGCTGGACGAGCCGTTCACTGGCGTGGATCCCAAGAGCATCCGCGAGATTCAGCGCCTGATCCTGGACCTGCGGGATCGGCGCGGCATCGGCGTCTTCATCACTGACCACAACGTGCGCGAAACGATTGCCCTGACCGACCGGGTGTACCTGATGTACGACGGCGAGGTCAAGTTCGAGGGCACCCCCCAGGAGTTCGCCACCGACGAGGACGCGCGCCGGCACTACCTGGGCGACGATTTCGTGCTGTAA
- a CDS encoding phosphopentomutase: MKFSIIVLDSVGVGELPDAAQFGDVGAHTLNHTLQAAPARLPNLARLGLANLPGVQLEGAGTVEVHGAYGRMREVSPGKDTSTGHWEFMGVQLEHAFQVFPDGFPPEVMDRFTAAIGTTGQGQGYLCNRPYSGTEVLLDYGEQHLQTGLPIVYTSADSVFQIAAHLDVVPIETLYRWCEAAREILQGQYAVARVIARPFRGQRPYERAGELRRDYSLVPPPTVLDSLREAGREVIGIGKIPDIYAHRGFSEEIHTDNNADGIRKTLARMQQDYDGLLFTNLVDFDAKYGHRRDPAGYSAALAAFDAALPDLLAAVPEDGALLIVSDHGNDPTWTGTDHTREYGLLLGYRPGIGAVPLGERSTFADLGATVAEALGASWNGPGTSFWSLLQ, translated from the coding sequence ATGAAGTTCAGCATCATCGTTCTGGATTCGGTGGGCGTGGGTGAGCTGCCGGACGCCGCGCAGTTCGGCGACGTGGGCGCCCACACCCTCAACCACACGCTGCAGGCGGCCCCCGCCCGGCTGCCGAACCTGGCGCGGCTGGGGCTGGCCAACCTGCCGGGCGTACAGCTGGAGGGCGCCGGCACGGTGGAGGTGCACGGCGCCTACGGCCGCATGCGCGAGGTGAGCCCCGGCAAGGACACCAGCACCGGCCACTGGGAGTTCATGGGGGTGCAGCTGGAGCACGCCTTTCAGGTGTTCCCGGACGGCTTCCCGCCGGAGGTGATGGACCGCTTCACGGCCGCCATCGGCACCACCGGGCAGGGCCAGGGCTACCTGTGCAACCGGCCCTACAGCGGCACCGAGGTGCTGCTGGACTACGGCGAGCAGCACCTCCAGACCGGCCTGCCGATCGTATACACCAGCGCCGACAGCGTGTTCCAGATCGCCGCCCACCTGGACGTGGTGCCGATCGAGACGCTGTACCGCTGGTGCGAGGCGGCCCGCGAGATCCTGCAGGGCCAGTACGCGGTGGCCCGCGTGATCGCGCGGCCATTCCGGGGCCAGCGCCCCTACGAGCGCGCCGGAGAGCTGCGGCGCGACTACTCGCTGGTGCCGCCACCCACCGTGCTGGACAGCCTGCGGGAGGCCGGACGCGAGGTGATCGGCATCGGCAAGATTCCGGACATCTACGCCCACCGGGGCTTCAGCGAGGAGATCCACACCGACAACAACGCCGACGGCATCCGCAAGACGCTCGCCCGCATGCAGCAGGACTACGACGGCCTGCTGTTCACCAACCTTGTGGATTTCGATGCGAAGTACGGCCACCGCCGCGACCCGGCCGGCTACTCGGCGGCGCTGGCGGCCTTCGACGCGGCGCTGCCGGACCTGCTGGCCGCCGTTCCGGAGGACGGAGCGCTGCTGATCGTCTCGGACCACGGCAACGACCCGACCTGGACCGGCACCGACCACACCCGCGAGTATGGCCTGCTGCTCGGCTACCGGCCGGGGATTGGCGCGGTGCCGCTGGGCGAGCGCAGCACCTTCGCCGACCTGGGCGCCACGGTGGCCGAGGCGCTGGGTGCGAGCTGGAACGGCCCTGGCACCAGCTTCTGGAGCCTGCTGCAATGA
- the hisD gene encoding histidinol dehydrogenase gives MNILHGPDARAALTRRFSEISVPESVLERNEQLYGERLTPEQVVERILKDVQQRGDAALLDWTERLDGSRPERLEVGADELAAATVDPELHAALRLAIQRVRDFYQRQPAHGFLEHGEGGALGQLVRPLSRVGIYVPGGLAPLVSTLIHVAVPAQVAGVPEIIVTTPPDRSGQIHPAILVAARELGIRRVFRLGGAQAIAALAYGTGQVPGVDKIAGPGNLFVVIAKRMVFGQVGIESLPGPTETLVLADDAADARFVAADLLAQAEHLGAEPVLVSTSRELLVAVQAELGGQLERLPEPNRSWARDSVDSRMKIVLAESLDEALDLANLYAPEHLCLLTRDPWALLGRVQRAGGVFVGEDSMEALGDYLAGPSHVMPTGGTARFMSPVNVRDFQNIISVVGVNRAELQRIGPAAALLARVEGLEAHARAIESRLD, from the coding sequence ATGAACATCCTGCACGGCCCCGATGCCCGCGCCGCCCTGACCCGGCGGTTTTCCGAAATTTCCGTTCCCGAGAGCGTGCTGGAGCGCAACGAGCAGCTGTACGGCGAGCGCCTGACGCCCGAGCAGGTGGTGGAACGCATCCTGAAGGACGTGCAGCAGCGCGGCGACGCGGCTTTGCTCGACTGGACCGAGCGGCTGGACGGCAGCCGGCCCGAGCGGCTGGAGGTCGGCGCCGACGAGCTGGCCGCCGCCACGGTGGACCCGGAGCTGCACGCTGCCCTGAGGCTGGCAATTCAGCGGGTCCGCGACTTCTATCAGCGGCAGCCGGCCCACGGCTTTCTGGAGCACGGCGAGGGCGGCGCGCTGGGTCAGCTGGTGCGGCCGCTCTCCCGGGTGGGCATCTACGTGCCGGGCGGCCTGGCCCCGCTGGTCAGCACCCTGATCCATGTGGCGGTGCCGGCGCAGGTGGCGGGCGTGCCGGAGATCATCGTGACCACGCCGCCAGACCGCTCCGGGCAGATTCACCCGGCGATCCTGGTGGCCGCCCGTGAGCTGGGCATCCGGCGGGTGTTCCGGCTGGGCGGGGCGCAGGCGATCGCGGCGCTCGCCTACGGCACCGGGCAGGTGCCGGGCGTGGACAAGATCGCCGGCCCCGGCAACCTGTTCGTGGTGATCGCCAAACGGATGGTCTTCGGGCAGGTGGGCATCGAGAGCCTGCCGGGACCGACCGAGACGCTGGTGCTGGCCGACGACGCCGCCGACGCCCGCTTCGTGGCCGCCGACCTGCTGGCCCAGGCCGAGCACCTGGGCGCCGAGCCGGTGCTGGTCAGCACCAGCCGCGAGCTGCTCGTCGCGGTGCAGGCCGAGCTGGGCGGCCAGCTGGAACGGCTGCCGGAACCGAACCGCAGCTGGGCGCGCGACAGTGTGGACAGCCGCATGAAGATCGTGCTGGCCGAGTCGCTGGACGAGGCGCTGGATCTGGCTAACCTGTACGCGCCGGAGCACCTGTGCCTGCTGACCCGCGACCCCTGGGCGCTGCTGGGCCGGGTGCAGCGGGCCGGCGGCGTGTTCGTGGGCGAGGACAGCATGGAGGCGCTGGGCGACTATCTGGCCGGACCCAGCCACGTGATGCCCACCGGCGGCACCGCCCGGTTCATGAGCCCGGTCAATGTCCGCGACTTCCAGAACATCATCTCGGTGGTGGGCGTCAACCGGGCCGAGCTGCAGCGCATCGGCCCGGCGGCGGCCCTGCTGGCGCGGGTGGAGGGGCTGGAAGCGCACGCCCGGGCCATCGAGTCCCGGCTCGACTGA